The Oncorhynchus tshawytscha isolate Ot180627B linkage group LG20, Otsh_v2.0, whole genome shotgun sequence genome has a window encoding:
- the tmem230a gene encoding transmembrane protein 230a isoform X1, with protein sequence MLCFHYIGLHPSSRLVMMPARSAVAAGGVSSNKVKYSRLAGDEDGYIDLQFKKSPPKVPYKAIALATFLFLIGSLLIVIGALLLAGSIEVSHPDRTVPVLIIGILVFLPGFYHLRIAYYASKGYRGYSYDDIPDFDD encoded by the exons CTCCCGTCTTGTAATGATGCCTGCACGCAGCGCTGTTGCTGCTGGTGGGGTATCCAGTAACAAAGTTAAGTACTCAAGACTAGCTGGCGATGAGGATGGCTACATTGACTTGCAG TTCAAGAAAAGCCCTCCCAAAGTTCCCTACAAGGCTATTGCCCTGGCTACGTTCCTCTTCCTGATTGGCTCCTTACTGATTGTAATCGGTGCGCTTCTCCTTGCAGGATCCATAGAAGTTTCG CACCCGGACCGTACAGTTCCAGTCCTCATCATTGGCATCCTTGTGTTCCTTCCTGGATTCTACCATTTACGAATCGCCTACTACGCCTCCAAGGGTTACCGCGGATACTCCTATGATGACATTCCAGACTTTGATGACTGA
- the tmem230a gene encoding transmembrane protein 230a isoform X2: protein MMPARSAVAAGGVSSNKVKYSRLAGDEDGYIDLQFKKSPPKVPYKAIALATFLFLIGSLLIVIGALLLAGSIEVSHPDRTVPVLIIGILVFLPGFYHLRIAYYASKGYRGYSYDDIPDFDD, encoded by the exons ATGATGCCTGCACGCAGCGCTGTTGCTGCTGGTGGGGTATCCAGTAACAAAGTTAAGTACTCAAGACTAGCTGGCGATGAGGATGGCTACATTGACTTGCAG TTCAAGAAAAGCCCTCCCAAAGTTCCCTACAAGGCTATTGCCCTGGCTACGTTCCTCTTCCTGATTGGCTCCTTACTGATTGTAATCGGTGCGCTTCTCCTTGCAGGATCCATAGAAGTTTCG CACCCGGACCGTACAGTTCCAGTCCTCATCATTGGCATCCTTGTGTTCCTTCCTGGATTCTACCATTTACGAATCGCCTACTACGCCTCCAAGGGTTACCGCGGATACTCCTATGATGACATTCCAGACTTTGATGACTGA